A genomic segment from Longimicrobium sp. encodes:
- a CDS encoding carboxypeptidase regulatory-like domain-containing protein, whose amino-acid sequence MIRAAILAALIAIPACAPQATRPAPHVEFVVRGTVVDAATGAALPGSHVMIEGTEVKAPTTATGDFELRGRGTRGRYRLLVSRIGYESERPGFRMGRSETVVVDTVRMRAVSIRGHF is encoded by the coding sequence GTGATCCGCGCGGCCATCCTCGCTGCCCTGATCGCGATCCCGGCGTGCGCGCCGCAGGCCACGCGACCGGCGCCCCACGTCGAGTTCGTCGTTCGCGGCACGGTCGTGGACGCAGCGACGGGAGCCGCTCTCCCGGGCAGCCACGTGATGATCGAGGGGACGGAGGTGAAGGCCCCCACCACTGCCACCGGCGATTTCGAGTTGCGCGGTCGCGGTACCCGCGGGCGGTACCGGCTTCTCGTCAGCCGTATCGGCTACGAATCAGAGCGCCCCGGGTTTCGCATGGGCCGCTCGGAGACGGTGGTGGTAGACACTGTGAGGATGCGTGCCGTGTCCATCCGCGGCCACTTCTGA